The following are from one region of the Aquirufa lenticrescens genome:
- a CDS encoding 5' nucleotidase, NT5C type: MKRIAIDMDDVLAKTTHVIIDRINQIVNKEYSYEELLSGSTSIKEEFYAHYLANNSFLWEPGFFEHIPVNEDAIEVVRKLTERYEVFIVSAATEFPNSLKEKLTWMEKYFPFITWRHIVFCGHKHMIQADYLIDDHEKNLHTFTGTPLLFTAPHNLHINDLKRVNDWKEVEKLLLD, from the coding sequence ATGAAAAGAATTGCCATAGATATGGATGACGTTTTGGCGAAAACCACACACGTCATTATTGATCGAATTAATCAAATTGTCAATAAAGAGTATAGCTACGAAGAACTTTTATCAGGAAGTACGTCCATAAAGGAAGAGTTTTATGCTCATTATTTAGCTAATAACTCTTTTTTGTGGGAACCAGGTTTTTTTGAACATATTCCCGTAAATGAGGATGCTATAGAAGTGGTAAGAAAATTAACGGAACGCTATGAAGTATTTATTGTTTCAGCGGCTACAGAATTCCCTAATTCCTTAAAAGAGAAATTAACATGGATGGAAAAGTATTTTCCATTTATTACTTGGAGGCATATTGTTTTTTGTGGACACAAACATATGATTCAAGCAGATTACCTCATAGATGATCATGAAAAGAATTTACATACTTTTACGGGAACACCTCTCCTTTTTACTGCACCGCATAATCTGCATATAAACGATTTAAAGCGAGTGAATGATTGGAAAGAAGTAGAGAAATTACTGTTGGATTAA
- the miaB gene encoding tRNA (N6-isopentenyl adenosine(37)-C2)-methylthiotransferase MiaB, with protein sequence MQDLKVLTKEEKEGLDVPRISEDQVAENSFGKKVYIESYGCQMNFADSEVVTSILQENGYVTTSNVKEAHTILLNTCAIRENAEHKIRHRLQVFTHLKAKNPALTVGILGCMAERLKTKLIDEEKIVDLVAGPDAYRDLPALLDEVSDGQKAINVFLSREETYGNIEPVRLNSNGVTAMVSIMRGCDNMCTFCVVPYTRGRERSRDLPSIIAECENLFQQGYREVTLLGQNVDSYKWTSEEGQLVNFAQLLEAVALVNPLLRVRFSTSHPKDITDEVLYTMKKHDNICKNIHLPAQSGSNRILELMKRSYTREWYLDRIKSIRNILGEECGISQDMIAGFCTETEEDHQDTLSLLAEVEYDFGYMFAYSERPGTPAEKKLIDDVPEDVKMRRLQEIIDLQRIHSAKRNEMWVGRKVQVLVEGDSKKSKLHHFGKIDSNKVVVFPKGSEVKGDYVFVNITHCTSGTLLGELC encoded by the coding sequence ATGCAAGATTTAAAAGTACTGACAAAGGAAGAGAAAGAGGGTTTGGATGTTCCGAGAATTTCGGAGGATCAGGTGGCAGAGAATTCTTTTGGAAAAAAGGTCTATATCGAAAGTTATGGCTGTCAAATGAATTTTGCAGATTCAGAAGTCGTCACTTCCATCCTACAAGAAAACGGTTACGTTACAACGTCAAACGTCAAAGAAGCACATACAATCTTATTGAACACCTGCGCGATTCGCGAGAATGCGGAACATAAGATTCGCCATCGCTTGCAAGTATTCACTCATTTGAAAGCGAAGAATCCTGCTTTAACTGTAGGTATTTTGGGTTGTATGGCTGAGCGCTTGAAAACTAAGTTGATCGATGAGGAAAAGATCGTAGATCTAGTGGCTGGGCCTGATGCCTACCGTGATCTACCTGCCTTATTAGATGAAGTATCAGATGGCCAAAAAGCCATTAACGTTTTTCTTTCTCGTGAGGAGACTTATGGTAACATTGAACCTGTTCGCCTTAACTCTAATGGAGTAACAGCCATGGTCAGTATTATGCGTGGTTGTGATAACATGTGTACTTTCTGCGTTGTTCCCTACACCAGAGGTCGTGAAAGATCACGTGATTTACCATCAATTATCGCAGAATGCGAGAATTTATTCCAGCAAGGATACCGCGAAGTAACTTTATTAGGACAAAACGTAGACTCCTATAAATGGACATCTGAAGAGGGGCAATTAGTTAATTTTGCCCAATTACTTGAAGCGGTTGCTTTAGTTAATCCTTTATTGCGTGTTCGTTTTTCCACTTCTCATCCAAAAGATATCACTGACGAAGTATTGTATACGATGAAGAAGCACGATAATATCTGTAAAAACATTCACCTGCCCGCTCAGAGTGGAAGTAATCGCATTTTGGAATTAATGAAGCGCTCATATACTCGAGAATGGTATTTAGATCGAATTAAGTCTATAAGAAACATCTTAGGTGAAGAATGTGGGATTTCCCAAGATATGATTGCTGGATTCTGTACAGAAACCGAGGAAGATCATCAGGATACGTTGTCTTTGTTAGCTGAAGTAGAATATGATTTTGGTTATATGTTTGCTTATTCTGAGCGTCCAGGCACACCGGCTGAAAAGAAATTGATAGACGATGTTCCCGAGGATGTTAAAATGCGTCGTTTGCAGGAAATCATTGATTTGCAGCGTATCCATTCTGCCAAACGCAATGAAATGTGGGTAGGAAGAAAGGTACAAGTATTAGTAGAGGGTGATTCAAAGAAATCGAAACTACACCATTTTGGCAAAATAGATTCGAATAAAGTAGTCGTATTCCCTAAAGGAAGCGAAGTTAAAGGAGATTATGTATTTGTTAATATAACTCATTGTACATCAGGAACTTTATTAGGTGAATTATGTTAG
- a CDS encoding GntR family transcriptional regulator, whose translation MIYFDPNSSKPKYQQLIDGIIDGINSGLLEHGKQLPSINKVASEFNMARMTVTKAYDDLREKGLISSHHGKGFYVSSTNTKNALRVFILMDALTPYKEILYESIIQNLGEDVSHNLFFHYHDMELFEELITNNLGKYNHYIILPHFNKSVARIVSKIPKDKLLVLDINVKEFSDDYSILYQNFESNIYQGLTTSLEKVKKYQQINLVLSSKSFQYTPDGIIQGFTQFCTENDLEFDIIPDLDDDYELQVNQAYIVFREYDLIKMINWTTKNKLKVGKDIGIISYDDTPLKEIIAEGISVISNDFKKMGERAAEMIIKREKGRESNEFYFIDRGSL comes from the coding sequence ATGATATATTTCGATCCCAACAGTAGCAAACCGAAGTACCAGCAATTAATTGACGGTATCATCGATGGAATTAATTCCGGCTTATTAGAGCATGGTAAGCAATTGCCATCTATTAACAAAGTGGCTAGTGAATTCAACATGGCTCGTATGACCGTGACGAAGGCTTATGATGATTTGCGTGAAAAAGGATTGATTAGTTCCCATCATGGAAAGGGATTTTATGTGTCCAGTACAAACACAAAAAATGCTTTACGCGTTTTTATTCTCATGGATGCTTTGACGCCATACAAAGAGATCTTGTATGAAAGTATTATTCAAAATTTAGGTGAAGATGTTAGTCACAACTTATTTTTCCACTACCACGATATGGAATTATTTGAGGAGCTAATCACCAATAATTTGGGAAAATACAATCATTACATTATTCTCCCCCATTTTAATAAAAGCGTAGCAAGAATTGTTTCTAAAATACCAAAAGACAAATTATTAGTCTTAGATATTAATGTGAAGGAGTTTAGTGATGATTACTCAATTCTCTACCAAAATTTCGAATCCAATATCTATCAGGGGCTTACTACCTCCCTAGAGAAAGTAAAGAAATACCAACAAATCAATCTTGTATTAAGCTCTAAAAGCTTCCAATATACACCTGATGGGATTATCCAGGGTTTTACTCAATTCTGCACGGAGAATGATCTAGAATTTGATATAATTCCGGATTTAGATGATGACTATGAATTGCAGGTCAACCAAGCCTATATCGTCTTTAGAGAGTATGATTTGATCAAGATGATTAACTGGACGACTAAGAACAAACTGAAGGTCGGTAAAGACATTGGTATTATCTCTTACGACGATACACCCTTAAAGGAGATCATTGCGGAAGGCATTTCCGTTATCTCGAATGACTTCAAGAAAATGGGTGAACGCGCAGCCGAAATGATTATTAAAAGAGAAAAAGGCCGCGAATCGAATGAGTTCTATTTTATCGACAGAGGTTCCTTATAG
- a CDS encoding MFS transporter, with the protein MERSREITVGLMKKARFSIGILFFICGLNFATWATRIPDFKSFLGLSDAQLGTVLMGLPIGSLVSLPIAGWLLTKYASRWICIIAVAMYVIVIPSLSLLSSPIALFAGLFFFGMAGDIMNIAMNTQVVSLEAKMNKIIMSSFHAVFSIGLMAGAFLGGILEKENFSTTEHFSLVALSNILLIPFSFPNLLTDKPVQDESKPKSSILNLGPYLITLSFIAFCGMLCEGAMADWISLYFKEYIPNSPFPITIGFSFFAAAMVLGRFIGDTISLKYGVSTILILNGILLGLGMLLTLLFPSIYLKIAGCFITGIGISTIVPLIYSQAGNQKEIMPSIAIAGVSTIAYVGFLLGPVLIGYLSDFVGLDKALFLLVILGFLAAFISKTWANSK; encoded by the coding sequence TTGGAAAGAAGTAGAGAAATTACTGTTGGATTAATGAAGAAAGCGCGATTTAGTATTGGTATTTTATTTTTTATATGTGGATTAAATTTTGCCACTTGGGCAACGCGTATTCCGGATTTCAAATCCTTTTTAGGGCTTTCTGATGCACAATTAGGAACGGTTTTGATGGGTCTTCCCATAGGATCCTTGGTTTCTTTACCTATAGCCGGCTGGTTATTAACTAAATATGCTTCTCGATGGATATGTATCATTGCGGTAGCCATGTATGTGATAGTCATTCCTAGCCTCAGTCTATTGAGTTCTCCCATAGCCTTATTTGCGGGACTTTTCTTTTTTGGTATGGCTGGAGATATTATGAATATAGCCATGAATACCCAAGTTGTTAGTTTAGAGGCAAAAATGAACAAGATTATTATGTCTTCTTTTCATGCCGTTTTTTCCATTGGATTAATGGCTGGGGCATTTTTAGGAGGAATTTTGGAGAAAGAAAACTTCAGCACAACAGAACATTTTAGTTTAGTAGCCTTATCGAATATTTTGTTAATTCCTTTCAGCTTTCCGAATCTACTAACAGATAAGCCTGTGCAAGATGAATCTAAACCAAAGTCATCCATTTTAAATTTAGGTCCTTATTTAATCACCTTATCTTTTATTGCCTTTTGTGGGATGTTATGTGAGGGAGCCATGGCAGATTGGATTTCGTTATATTTTAAGGAATACATTCCTAATTCACCCTTCCCCATTACGATTGGATTTTCATTTTTTGCCGCAGCGATGGTTTTAGGTCGGTTTATTGGCGATACCATATCCTTAAAATACGGGGTATCTACCATTCTAATTTTAAATGGAATATTGCTTGGTTTAGGTATGTTATTAACACTTCTTTTCCCCTCTATCTACCTTAAAATAGCGGGTTGTTTTATTACTGGCATTGGTATTTCCACGATAGTACCTTTAATCTATTCACAAGCTGGAAATCAGAAAGAGATTATGCCCTCCATTGCGATTGCTGGGGTTTCAACAATTGCCTATGTAGGATTTTTATTAGGACCCGTTCTAATTGGTTATTTATCAGACTTTGTAGGCTTAGATAAAGCCTTATTTTTGCTTGTTATTCTTGGATTTTTAGCTGCTTTTATATCCAAAACTTGGGCCAATTCTAAATGA
- a CDS encoding LptE family protein gives MIWKNWINLCVIIASFIGLSSCYSFKGASLDPNLKTIQVSNIRMETAGGPANLSLEINEKLKEYFQRNTSLKINNKNPDLLIEGSITGYELTPQAPTGDDKAGLNRITLRVQFRLTNRLDEDKNFEQEFSFYQDFPQSQTLTQVEKALIPKLVDQIILDLFNKIAGDW, from the coding sequence ATGATTTGGAAGAACTGGATTAATCTTTGTGTTATTATTGCGTCCTTTATTGGATTATCTTCTTGTTATAGCTTCAAAGGGGCAAGTTTAGATCCTAATTTGAAGACTATTCAAGTAAGCAATATTCGTATGGAAACAGCCGGTGGCCCAGCGAATCTTAGTTTGGAGATTAATGAGAAACTAAAAGAATATTTTCAACGCAATACTTCGTTAAAAATTAATAATAAAAATCCTGATTTATTAATTGAAGGAAGTATTACAGGATACGAATTAACCCCACAAGCACCTACTGGGGATGACAAGGCCGGATTAAACCGCATAACCTTACGAGTTCAATTTCGGTTAACAAATCGATTGGATGAGGACAAAAACTTCGAACAAGAATTCTCCTTTTATCAGGATTTTCCGCAGAGTCAAACGTTGACCCAAGTAGAAAAGGCCTTAATTCCTAAATTAGTCGATCAAATTATTTTAGATTTGTTTAACAAAATAGCTGGAGACTGGTAA
- a CDS encoding helix-turn-helix domain-containing protein, producing MIIEYRKPSDALAPFVDHLWEKQVDVSGIIPYDIETIFPEDQTVLTYSFGKDYYRSHANTDDFKPINGIQLEGLHQAPNFYKHQPGIHIFGVKFRVGGLFAFLPTAISATNNISTEASILFQELPALNQEMSFNERCELMEAYLLSHLIEKQAKKYLKLLLMLQDLEGDSNTLQSSYKTLSRLFQEVIGISPKEYVQIKRINQSLALFASSKDIKSQDLADQLGYYDSAHFINEFKKYTGKTPKNLKNSLFDMKESEFIDEFKQYISPEHLLHYTSIFHKNS from the coding sequence ATGATCATTGAATACCGCAAACCTTCCGATGCATTAGCGCCATTTGTGGACCATTTATGGGAAAAGCAGGTGGATGTTTCTGGAATTATACCTTATGATATTGAAACGATATTTCCAGAGGATCAAACTGTATTGACTTATTCATTTGGTAAGGATTACTATCGTTCACATGCCAATACTGACGATTTTAAACCGATTAATGGCATTCAATTGGAAGGATTGCATCAAGCTCCTAATTTTTATAAGCACCAACCCGGTATACATATTTTTGGTGTAAAGTTCCGTGTTGGTGGATTGTTTGCGTTTTTGCCAACTGCTATCTCTGCTACAAACAATATCAGTACAGAGGCTTCCATACTTTTTCAAGAATTACCAGCTCTAAATCAGGAAATGAGTTTTAATGAACGATGCGAGCTAATGGAGGCTTATCTATTAAGTCATTTGATAGAGAAACAGGCCAAAAAGTATTTGAAATTATTACTGATGCTTCAAGATTTAGAAGGTGATTCAAATACCCTTCAAAGTTCCTATAAAACGCTATCTCGTTTGTTTCAGGAAGTTATTGGTATTAGTCCAAAGGAATACGTCCAAATTAAGAGAATCAATCAATCCCTCGCCTTATTTGCGTCATCGAAAGATATAAAAAGCCAAGACTTGGCTGATCAGCTAGGCTACTATGATTCTGCTCATTTTATCAATGAGTTTAAAAAATATACGGGTAAAACACCAAAAAATTTAAAAAATAGTCTGTTTGATATGAAGGAATCTGAATTCATTGATGAGTTCAAACAGTACATTTCTCCTGAGCATTTGCTTCATTATACATCGATTTTTCATAAGAATTCATAA
- the secG gene encoding preprotein translocase subunit SecG, with protein MFTLLISLIIIFSALLVVLILVQNPKGGGISGEFSSSGATQMFGVQKTGDLVEQLTWGFSIAILVLVLVTNFTLSDTKETSTSVNVEKAATKTVPVAPAPVVPKQ; from the coding sequence ATGTTTACTTTATTAATTTCTTTGATTATTATCTTCTCCGCGCTTTTAGTAGTGCTTATTTTAGTACAAAATCCTAAAGGCGGTGGTATTAGTGGAGAGTTTTCATCTTCAGGTGCCACACAAATGTTTGGTGTTCAAAAGACAGGAGATTTAGTAGAACAATTAACTTGGGGTTTTTCTATTGCCATTTTGGTATTAGTATTAGTAACTAATTTCACCTTGTCAGATACTAAAGAAACAAGTACTTCAGTAAACGTAGAAAAAGCAGCTACTAAAACGGTACCTGTTGCTCCAGCTCCTGTAGTGCCTAAGCAATAG
- a CDS encoding sigma-54 interaction domain-containing protein yields the protein MLDNSHLASIKARFGIIGNAPALLRAISVAEQVAATDMTVLITGESGSGKESFSKIIHSLSKRKHGAFIAVNCGAIPEGTIDSELFGHEKGSFTGAIEARKGYFEVTDGGTIFLDEIAEMPLGTQARLLRVLENGEFYRVGSSKVQKTNARVVAATNLNLQQAIEKGKFREDLYYRLSTVPIYVPPLRERGDDIELLFRKFTTDFSESHRVKPIMLTKEAKDLLQKQRFPGNIRQLKNLAEQISVLELGDRIIDELQLQYYLDFNEPKLGNSVVKSDAFSGPEGMNEREILYKILFDLKRDVTELKKILLKVVESDQSKAYEILHDNMAIFEDVRNQVEVSNPPAGLSLPIHEQEETKFTEEPIDSNYEEIILPANDVTLSLEKQEKEIIIRALKKNKNKRKYAAKDLGISERTLYRKIKQYDLEELD from the coding sequence ATGTTAGATAATAGTCATCTTGCGAGTATAAAAGCCCGCTTTGGAATCATTGGAAACGCTCCTGCACTATTGCGTGCCATTTCTGTAGCAGAGCAAGTAGCTGCGACAGATATGACCGTATTAATTACGGGAGAAAGTGGATCGGGTAAAGAATCCTTTTCCAAAATTATTCACTCGCTTTCTAAGCGAAAGCACGGAGCTTTTATTGCCGTAAACTGTGGTGCGATTCCTGAAGGAACGATTGATTCTGAATTGTTCGGACACGAGAAAGGGTCATTTACAGGTGCTATCGAAGCCCGTAAAGGATATTTTGAAGTGACGGATGGTGGAACCATCTTTTTAGATGAAATTGCCGAAATGCCCTTGGGAACTCAAGCTCGCTTATTGCGTGTTTTAGAGAATGGGGAATTTTACCGTGTAGGTTCTTCCAAAGTGCAAAAAACCAATGCACGCGTCGTTGCTGCCACAAATCTTAACTTGCAGCAGGCGATTGAAAAAGGGAAATTTAGAGAAGATTTATACTATCGTTTAAGTACCGTGCCTATTTACGTTCCACCCTTACGGGAACGAGGTGATGATATTGAATTACTGTTTAGAAAATTCACTACTGATTTTTCAGAGTCACACCGGGTGAAGCCTATTATGTTAACGAAGGAAGCGAAAGATTTACTTCAAAAACAGCGTTTTCCAGGTAATATCCGTCAATTAAAAAACCTCGCAGAACAAATTTCAGTCCTGGAACTAGGTGATCGAATTATTGATGAGTTGCAACTACAGTATTATTTGGACTTCAACGAACCCAAATTAGGTAATTCGGTTGTGAAATCTGATGCATTTTCCGGACCCGAGGGAATGAATGAACGGGAAATTTTGTATAAAATCTTGTTCGATTTAAAGCGAGATGTGACAGAATTGAAAAAGATCTTATTGAAAGTAGTGGAATCTGATCAGTCCAAAGCCTACGAGATTCTGCACGATAATATGGCCATATTTGAAGATGTTAGAAATCAAGTGGAAGTGAGTAACCCTCCTGCCGGATTATCCTTACCTATTCACGAACAAGAAGAGACCAAGTTTACTGAGGAGCCCATTGATTCCAATTATGAAGAGATCATCTTGCCTGCTAATGATGTTACCTTATCTTTGGAAAAACAAGAGAAGGAAATCATCATTCGTGCGTTAAAGAAAAACAAGAATAAACGTAAGTATGCAGCAAAAGATTTAGGTATCTCTGAGCGTACTTTATATCGTAAAATCAAGCAATATGATTTGGAAGAACTGGATTAA
- a CDS encoding co-chaperone GroES has product MSNLSIKPLADRVVVEPAQAEEKTAFGIIIPDTAKEKPQKGTIVAVGNGKKDEPITVKVGDSVLYGKYSGTEITIDGKDYLIMRESDIFAVL; this is encoded by the coding sequence ATGTCAAATTTAAGTATTAAGCCCTTAGCGGATCGGGTTGTTGTAGAACCAGCTCAAGCTGAAGAAAAAACAGCATTTGGTATTATTATTCCTGACACAGCGAAAGAGAAACCACAAAAAGGAACAATCGTAGCGGTGGGAAATGGAAAGAAAGACGAGCCTATTACTGTTAAAGTAGGTGATTCTGTTTTGTACGGAAAATACTCAGGTACAGAAATCACTATTGACGGTAAAGATTACCTAATCATGCGTGAGTCTGACATTTTTGCAGTTTTATAA
- the groL gene encoding chaperonin GroEL (60 kDa chaperone family; promotes refolding of misfolded polypeptides especially under stressful conditions; forms two stacked rings of heptamers to form a barrel-shaped 14mer; ends can be capped by GroES; misfolded proteins enter the barrel where they are refolded when GroES binds), which produces MAKELFFDSEAREKMKRGVDTLANAVKVTLGPKGRNVIIDKKFGSPSITKDGVSVAKEIELEDAVENMGAQLVKEVASKTADQAGDGTTTATVLAQSIYTIGSKNVAAGANPMDLKRGIEKAVDAIVADLKKQSRAITTSKEIAQVATISANNDSEIGTMISSAMEKVGREGVITVEEARGTETEVKTVEGMQFDRGYLSAYFVTNTDKMEVELEKPFILISEKKVSSMKELLPVLEAVAQTGRPLLIISEDVDGEALATLVVNKMRGALKVAAVKAPGFGDRRKAMLEDIAILTGGTVIAEERGFKLENATIEYLGQAEKVIIDKDNTTIVNGAGSKDNIENRVNQIKAQIENTTSDYDREKLQERLAKLSGGVAILYIGAATEVEMKEKKDRVDDALHATRAAVEEGIVAGGGVALIRAIQSLDKLKGDNEDQLTGINIIRQAVESPLRTIVSNAGGEGSVVINAVKAGKDDFGYNAREDKYENMIAAGIIDPTKVTRLALENAASIAGLLLTTECVIADKPANEPAHGHGPGGGGMGGMM; this is translated from the coding sequence ATGGCAAAGGAACTATTTTTCGATAGCGAAGCTCGCGAAAAGATGAAGAGAGGGGTTGATACCCTTGCAAATGCAGTTAAAGTAACTTTGGGACCTAAAGGTCGTAACGTTATCATTGATAAGAAATTTGGATCTCCTTCTATTACTAAAGATGGTGTATCTGTAGCAAAGGAAATTGAATTAGAGGACGCTGTGGAAAACATGGGTGCTCAATTAGTGAAGGAAGTTGCTTCTAAAACGGCTGATCAAGCGGGTGATGGTACAACAACTGCCACTGTATTAGCTCAGTCCATCTACACAATTGGTTCTAAAAACGTAGCTGCTGGTGCAAATCCAATGGATTTGAAACGCGGTATCGAAAAAGCAGTAGATGCTATCGTTGCTGATTTGAAAAAACAATCTCGCGCGATCACTACTTCTAAAGAAATCGCTCAAGTAGCAACCATCTCAGCAAACAACGATTCTGAAATTGGAACGATGATTTCTTCAGCAATGGAGAAAGTAGGTCGTGAAGGTGTAATTACCGTAGAAGAAGCTCGTGGTACTGAAACCGAAGTGAAGACGGTAGAAGGTATGCAGTTTGACCGTGGTTATTTATCTGCTTATTTTGTTACGAACACAGACAAAATGGAAGTGGAATTAGAAAAACCATTCATTTTGATTTCTGAGAAGAAAGTTTCTTCAATGAAAGAATTACTTCCTGTTTTAGAGGCAGTAGCACAAACTGGTCGTCCCCTATTAATCATCTCTGAAGATGTAGATGGTGAGGCTTTAGCTACCCTAGTTGTTAACAAAATGCGCGGAGCATTGAAAGTGGCTGCTGTTAAAGCTCCAGGTTTCGGTGATCGTCGTAAAGCAATGTTAGAAGATATCGCCATCTTAACTGGTGGTACCGTTATCGCAGAAGAAAGAGGTTTCAAACTAGAAAATGCTACCATCGAATATTTAGGTCAAGCTGAGAAAGTAATCATTGACAAAGACAATACGACTATTGTAAATGGAGCTGGATCGAAAGACAATATTGAAAATCGCGTGAATCAGATCAAAGCTCAAATTGAGAATACGACATCTGATTATGATCGTGAGAAATTACAAGAGCGTTTAGCTAAATTATCTGGTGGTGTGGCTATTCTTTACATCGGTGCTGCTACAGAAGTAGAGATGAAAGAGAAGAAAGACCGCGTTGATGATGCTTTACACGCTACGCGTGCCGCTGTGGAAGAAGGTATCGTAGCTGGTGGTGGTGTGGCACTTATTCGTGCGATCCAATCATTAGATAAATTAAAAGGCGATAACGAAGACCAATTAACTGGTATCAACATCATCCGTCAAGCGGTTGAATCTCCATTAAGAACGATTGTATCGAATGCAGGTGGTGAGGGTTCTGTAGTTATCAATGCAGTGAAAGCAGGGAAAGATGATTTCGGTTACAATGCACGCGAAGATAAATATGAAAATATGATCGCAGCGGGTATCATTGACCCTACTAAAGTGACTCGTTTAGCATTGGAAAATGCAGCGTCTATCGCAGGCTTGTTGTTAACAACGGAATGTGTGATTGCTGATAAACCGGCTAACGAACCAGCTCATGGACATGGCCCAGGTGGCGGTGGAATGGGTGGAATGATGTAA
- a CDS encoding sugar porter family MFS transporter — protein MTMNKHVIFWSITVGLGGLLFGMDVAVISGAELAIQQLWQLDSFTHGLAIAAALYGTVIGAALGGIPADLFGRKKTLFWIGLSFFISSIGAAIAPDVNLFMLFRFLGGLGIGASSVVAPIYISEIAPAKHRGKLVISFQLNIVLGILIAYVSNYFIQGMENDWRIMLGVVSLPSLLFSILILLTPETPQFLLLKRNDLAGARKVLELADPNPEETIQRIQNNAKQSTDKERLFSGKFLWPLTLAFLFAFFNQMSGINAIIYYAPRIYELTGLGKESALLSTAGIGIANLLFTLLGWYLIDRVGRRILMFIGSVGYIITLSLIAYAFYTEVYTFVPIYIFAFIASHAIGQGSVIWVFISEIFPNSVRASGMAWGSLTHWVFAALVANFFPLFTESYGGTLIFGFFAVMMVAQLAYVAFMMPETKGANLEDIEKQVIMH, from the coding sequence ATCACTATGAATAAACATGTTATTTTCTGGTCTATTACGGTAGGTTTAGGCGGTCTTCTTTTTGGAATGGACGTTGCTGTTATTTCTGGCGCGGAACTTGCCATTCAACAGTTGTGGCAGTTAGACTCATTCACACACGGCTTAGCTATTGCAGCTGCTTTGTATGGTACGGTTATTGGAGCTGCGTTGGGTGGAATTCCTGCGGATTTATTTGGAAGAAAAAAGACGTTATTTTGGATAGGTCTTAGCTTTTTTATCTCTTCTATAGGTGCAGCAATAGCGCCAGACGTTAATTTATTTATGTTATTCCGTTTCTTAGGTGGCCTTGGTATTGGTGCTTCATCTGTAGTAGCCCCTATTTATATTTCAGAAATTGCCCCAGCGAAGCACAGAGGAAAATTAGTTATTTCATTTCAACTCAATATCGTATTAGGTATTTTGATTGCCTATGTGTCTAATTACTTTATCCAGGGAATGGAGAATGATTGGCGCATTATGTTAGGTGTTGTATCACTTCCTTCCCTTTTATTCTCTATTTTAATTTTATTGACTCCTGAAACACCTCAGTTTTTATTATTAAAGCGGAATGATTTAGCAGGTGCTCGTAAGGTTTTAGAATTAGCGGATCCAAACCCAGAAGAAACAATTCAACGTATTCAAAATAATGCCAAACAAAGCACTGATAAAGAACGTTTGTTCTCTGGTAAGTTTTTATGGCCTTTAACGCTAGCTTTTTTGTTTGCGTTCTTCAATCAAATGTCTGGAATTAACGCTATTATCTATTATGCGCCTAGAATCTATGAATTAACGGGTTTAGGAAAAGAAAGTGCCTTATTATCAACTGCAGGAATCGGTATTGCGAATTTGTTATTTACGTTGTTAGGTTGGTATTTAATAGATCGCGTGGGCCGACGAATTTTAATGTTCATAGGTTCTGTAGGCTATATTATAACCCTTAGTTTAATTGCGTACGCCTTTTATACTGAAGTGTATACGTTCGTCCCTATTTATATATTTGCCTTTATTGCCTCTCACGCAATAGGTCAAGGATCTGTTATTTGGGTATTTATTTCTGAGATATTTCCAAATTCAGTTAGAGCTTCAGGTATGGCTTGGGGATCATTAACCCACTGGGTATTTGCAGCATTAGTTGCTAATTTCTTTCCGTTGTTTACGGAAAGTTATGGTGGGACATTAATCTTTGGCTTTTTTGCGGTGATGATGGTGGCACAGTTAGCCTATGTGGCTTTCATGATGCCAGAAACCAAAGGCGCTAATTTAGAAGATATTGAAAAGCAAGTAATTATGCATTAA